The genomic window GTGATGATTAAAATCCGTAGCAGTATAACCTGGGTCAATTGAATTTACTTTTACATTTAAATCCTTTAATTCATGAGCTAAAGTAACTGTAAAGGCATTTAAAGCCGTTTTAGACGACACATAAGAAACCGCTTTTACAGAATAATATTTCCAGCTTGGATCGCTGTGTAAAGTGAGCGAGCCCAAACCAGAAGTGATGTTGCTAATTCTAGGATTTTTTGATTTTTTAAGTAATTCCAAAAAAGTCTGGGTAACTCTGATAACTCCAAAAAAGTTCGTATCAAATGTCTGCTGGATTCTTTCGACAGAAGTTGTTGAAGAATCCTGCGGTACATCTCCTAAAACTCCAGCATTATTAATTAGAATATCTAATTTTCCCTGCTCTTTCTCGATAATTTCTTTTGCACGTAAAACACTATCAGCGTTTGTTACATCAATCTGAATTGCTTTAATATTATTAAAACCTTCTTGAGTTAGTTTGTT from Flavobacterium fluviale includes these protein-coding regions:
- a CDS encoding SDR family oxidoreductase; protein product: MDSVLITGANRSIGLETAKQLSQKGLFVYLGSRDLQKGEEVVNKLTQEGFNNIKAIQIDVTNADSVLRAKEIIEKEQGKLDILINNAGVLGDVPQDSSTTSVERIQQTFDTNFFGVIRVTQTFLELLKKSKNPRISNITSGLGSLTLHSDPSWKYYSVKAVSYVSSKTALNAFTVTLAHELKDLNVKVNSIDPGYTATDFNHHSGPGSVESAASFIIKHTLTDENGPTGKFFSNDIEEESEESPW